In Vigna radiata var. radiata cultivar VC1973A chromosome 3, Vradiata_ver6, whole genome shotgun sequence, the following proteins share a genomic window:
- the LOC106757526 gene encoding uncharacterized protein LOC106757526, with product MASLHDDGEVGFEEGKLLLPSNVLDEACDSSNKIHKRSHQKHQQPGYHRYQRETQSQRSKFTGRSSYQRPKHATGGPGMQAVFLVSGQGSCGGTGVFLPQKAGTKSTRKPACAPVLLPARVVEALNLKVHELGMQISPSQGPKYGERKGEVYRSESKKEGMKQCSVISQSQSCSPDIFLPKEWTY from the exons ATGGCTTCTCTTCATGATGATGGGGAAGTTGGTTTCGAAGAAGGAAAGCTCTTGCTACCCTCTAATGTTCTGGACGAGGCATGTGACTCCAGCAACAAG ATTCATAAGAGGAGTCACCAGAAACATCAGCAACCAGGTTATCACAGATATCAAAGGGAAACACAATCACAG CGCTCAAAATTTACTGGAAGATCATCGTATCAAAGGCCTAAACATGCCACAGGTGGACCTGGAATGCAAGCTGTTTTCTTAGTTTCGGGCCAAGGATCATGTGGTGGTACTGGGGTGTTCTTACCCCAAAAAGCAGGCACAAAATCAACAAGAAAACCAG CATGTGCTCCAGTCCTCCTTCCAGCTCGAGTAGTTGAAGCTCTAAATCTGAAAGTGCACGAACTAGGCATGCAGATTTCACCTTCTCAAG GTCCTAAATATGGCGAAAGAAAGGGAGAAGTGTACAGAAGTGAGTCGAAAAAAGAGGGTATGAAGCAATGCAGTGTTATTAGTCAGAGTCAAAGTTGTTCTCCTGATATATTTCTTCCAAAGGAATGGACATACTAA